In Melanotaenia boesemani isolate fMelBoe1 chromosome 18, fMelBoe1.pri, whole genome shotgun sequence, the following proteins share a genomic window:
- the LOC121628603 gene encoding sialic acid-binding Ig-like lectin 10 isoform X1: MKEECGSFMAALSVNVVTVNMLLSVFFLSGVLADCGTTSHLSITTPKEMEALSGSCLRIPCSFNPSGNGFDNQTEIFGIWMKNEPKFGNKENVIFNSSKTDNVYPMEIIGKLNEKNCTTLFSNLTTSHTNTYFFRIESKPYKATSRCDHLQIRVKDSPQKPRIEISGDVKDLKEKESVTITCSAFTPCPHSPPELTWNLQQDSHRQTEENTDGTFTTKIQQNITLSHTHDGYTITCSARYPVDGGKRVNTSETEETLSVSYAPKDTSASISPSGLVSAGSWVKLNCSSRAKPPVSSFTWFKISTEGPVNVSEGPVHSFNATDGGIYYCVAANKLGNQTSQEIRLNIKGLSDGNTAVPWEAVLGGIIGILLLVVCGCVYWRKTKATNSNEHQLQNETSKEKAVQEPRRKSEQAEEENIHYGEIKFSMRTPDPSSALVQDRKDLETVYAQVKASGPPTSLREMVDDPKGLYAQVKKN, translated from the exons TTGGCTGATTGTGGGACAACATCACACCTCTCCATCACAACACCAAAGGAGATGGAAGCACTGAGTGGATCTTGTTTGCGAATCCCATGTAGCTTTAATCCATCAGGCAACGGATTTGACAACCAGACAGAGATCTTTGGAATTTGGATGAAAAATGAACCGAAATTTGGAAATaaggaaaatgtcattttcaacAGTAGTAAAACAGATAACGTCTATCCAATGGAAATTATTGGAAAACTGAATGAGAAAAACTGCACCACTCTGTTTTCTAATTTAACCACAAGTCATACAAACACATACTTCTTCAGAATTGAGAGCAAACCGTACAAAGCAACGTCTCGTTGTGATCATCTTCAAATAAGAGTTAAAG ATTCTCCTCAGAAACCCAGAATAGAAATCTCAGGTGATGTGAAGGACCTGAAGGAGAAGGAGTCTGTCACTATAACCTGCTCAGCTTTCACTCCCTGTCCACACTCCCCTCCTGAACTCACCTGGAATCTCCAACAAGACTCTCACAgacaaacagaggaaaacacagatgGAACCTTTACAACTAAAATCCAGCAGAACAtcactctgtcacacacacatgatggaTACACCATCACATGTTCTGCCAGATATCCTGTGGATGGAGGAAAACGTGTGAACACATCAGAGACAGAAGAGACTCTCAGTGTTTCAT ATGCTCCTAAAGACACCTCagcatccatcagtccatcagGTTTGGTGTCAGCAGGTAGCTGGGTGAAGCTGAACTGCTCCAGCAGAGCCAAGCCTCCCGTCAGCAGCTTCACCTGGTTCAAGATCAGCACAGAGGGACCCGTTAATGTGTCTGAGGGACCGGTTCACAGCTTCAATGCAACGGATGGAGGAatttattactgtgtggctGCAAATAAACTGGGAAACCAGACGTCCCAAGAAATCCGTCTTAATATTAAAG GTTTGTCAGATGGAAATACTGCTGTACCCTGGGAGGCTGTTCTTGGTGGAATAATTGGGATTCTTCTCCTCGTTGTGTGTGGTTG TGTTTATTGGAGGAAAACAAAGGCGACAAATTCAAATGAACATCAGCTCCAG aATGAAACAAGCAAAGAGAAGGCTGTTCAAGAACCGagaaggaaatcagaacaagcagaagaagaaaacatccaTTATGGAGAGATTAAATTCTCCATGCGAACACCGGATCCGTCCTCTGCATTGGTGCAAGACAGAAAAGACCTGGAAACGGTGTATGCACAGGTTAAAGCATCTGGGCCGCCAACCAGTTTAAGAGAAATGGTCGATGATCCAAAAGGTCTTTATGCTCAAGTGAAGAAAAAttag
- the LOC121628603 gene encoding sialic acid-binding Ig-like lectin 10 isoform X2, whose translation MEALSGCCLHIPCNFSVKSGAGFDNIKTIIGVWIKTDERFATFPDNVVFNSSNPYNIYPMNITGNLRQKNCSTLFSNINTSHADTYFFRIENGAFRATALCNDSQISVEDSPQKPRIEISGDVKDLKEKESVTITCSAFTPCPHSPPELTWNLQQDSHRQTEENTDGTFTTKIQQNITLSHTHDGYTITCSARYPVDGGKRVNTSETEETLSVSYAPKDTSASISPSGLVSAGSWVKLNCSSRAKPPVSSFTWFKISTEGPVNVSEGPVHSFNATDGGIYYCVAANKLGNQTSQEIRLNIKGLSDGNTAVPWEAVLGGIIGILLLVVCGCVYWRKTKATNSNEHQLQNETSKEKAVQEPRRKSEQAEEENIHYGEIKFSMRTPDPSSALVQDRKDLETVYAQVKASGPPTSLREMVDDPKGLYAQVKKN comes from the exons ATGGAAGCACTGAGTGGATGTTGTTTACATATCCCATGTAACTTTAGTGTTAAATCAGGAGCAGGATTTGACAACATAAAAACTATCATTGGAGTTTGGATTAAAACAGATGAAAGGTTTGCCACATTTCCAGACAATGTTGTCTTCAATAGCAGCAATCCATACAACATCTATCCAATGAATATCACTGGAAACTTGAGGCAGAAAAACTGCTCCACTCTGTTTTCTAATATAAACACAAGTCATGCAGACACATACTTCTTCAGAATTGAGAACGGAGCGTTCAGAGCAACAGCTCTTTGTAATGATAGTCAAATAAGCGTAGAAG ATTCTCCTCAGAAACCCAGAATAGAAATCTCAGGTGATGTGAAGGACCTGAAGGAGAAGGAGTCTGTCACTATAACCTGCTCAGCTTTCACTCCCTGTCCACACTCCCCTCCTGAACTCACCTGGAATCTCCAACAAGACTCTCACAgacaaacagaggaaaacacagatgGAACCTTTACAACTAAAATCCAGCAGAACAtcactctgtcacacacacatgatggaTACACCATCACATGTTCTGCCAGATATCCTGTGGATGGAGGAAAACGTGTGAACACATCAGAGACAGAAGAGACTCTCAGTGTTTCAT ATGCTCCTAAAGACACCTCagcatccatcagtccatcagGTTTGGTGTCAGCAGGTAGCTGGGTGAAGCTGAACTGCTCCAGCAGAGCCAAGCCTCCCGTCAGCAGCTTCACCTGGTTCAAGATCAGCACAGAGGGACCCGTTAATGTGTCTGAGGGACCGGTTCACAGCTTCAATGCAACGGATGGAGGAatttattactgtgtggctGCAAATAAACTGGGAAACCAGACGTCCCAAGAAATCCGTCTTAATATTAAAG GTTTGTCAGATGGAAATACTGCTGTACCCTGGGAGGCTGTTCTTGGTGGAATAATTGGGATTCTTCTCCTCGTTGTGTGTGGTTG TGTTTATTGGAGGAAAACAAAGGCGACAAATTCAAATGAACATCAGCTCCAG aATGAAACAAGCAAAGAGAAGGCTGTTCAAGAACCGagaaggaaatcagaacaagcagaagaagaaaacatccaTTATGGAGAGATTAAATTCTCCATGCGAACACCGGATCCGTCCTCTGCATTGGTGCAAGACAGAAAAGACCTGGAAACGGTGTATGCACAGGTTAAAGCATCTGGGCCGCCAACCAGTTTAAGAGAAATGGTCGATGATCCAAAAGGTCTTTATGCTCAAGTGAAGAAAAAttag